In Mycobacterium branderi, the DNA window TGGAACCGAAAGCCGGCCAAGAGAATTGGCGATACCGGCTGATGACGATCGGTCACGACCCGTTGAAGGAGACGCGCTGATGGGACGCGAAAGCGCCAAACACAACCCACGTGAGGATGACGAGCTCAAACACGAGTTGCGCGGGACCTTGCAGGGAAACCGGTCCAGCCGGGCCGAAGAATGGCGCGACCCTGAACCACCGGCCGACGACGACCCGGATATCCCGACCGCCGGTCCGGCGGGCCAGCAATAGGCCACTGCGATGAGTTTTCCCGAGCAGCAGCAACCGGTGCCCGGCGTGCAGGCTCGGATGAACCCGGTCCCCGATTGCGGCGAAGAAAGCTACCGTGGCTCGGGAAAGCTCACCGGCAAACGCGCGATCATCACCGGCGGCGACAGCGGAATCGGGCGGGCCGTCGCGATCGCTTATGCCCGGGAAGGCGCCGACGTGCTGATCGCCTACCTCAACGAAGACGACGACGCGCACGACGTCGCTCGCTACGTCGAGGAGGCCGGCCGAAAATGCGTGCTGGTGCCCGGGGACCTCTCCGAACCGTCGCATTGCCGCGCAGTTGTCGACCGGGCGGTACGGGAATTCGGCGGCATCGATGTCCTGGTCAACAATGCCGGCTTCCAGATGACCCACCAAACGCTGGAAGAGATCAGCGACGACGAGTGGGATTACACCTTCAAACTCAATGTGGGGGCTTATTTCTACCTCACGAAGGCGGCTCTGCCGTTCATGGGTCCGGGCTCGTCGATCATCGGCAGCTCGTCGGTCAACTCCGACATGCCCAATCCCACCTTGGCGCCGTACGCCGCCACCAAGGCGGCGATGGCGAATCTCTCGGCTAGCCTCGCGCAGCTTCTGGGCGATAAAGGGATTCGCGTCAACAGCGTGGCGCCGGGTCCGATCTGGACGCCGCTGATCCCGTCGACGATGCCGGCGGAGAAGGTGAAATCGTTCGGGGAGAACGTGCCGCTGGGCCGCGCCGGTCAGCCGGCCGAGCTGGCATCCGTCTATGTGCTGCTGGCCTCCGACGACGCCAGCTATGTCTCTGGAGCGCGGGTGGCGGTCACTGGCGGCCGGCCGATCCTCTAACACCTCGCAATCCACCGCCAAGCCCCAACGCCGTTGGGGTGCACCGGAATTGGTGTAGACTGGTGACTGTGCGGGCGGAGTGATTCCACTCCCCTGACTCCCCGCAGTTAGGCAGCTCATGCATCGTCGGACGGTCCTGAAACTGCCGGTGATGCTTGTTGCAGGCGCAGCACTGGCCCAACTACCGCGCGCCAATGCGGAGGAACCGGGCCGCTGGCCGGCCGAGCGTGCACACCGGTGGTACCAAGCGCAAGGCTGGCTTGTCGGGGCGAACTACATCACCTCCAACGCGGTCAACCAGCTCGAGATGTTCCAGGCCCAAACCTACGACCCGGGCCGCATCGACATCGAGTTGGGCTGGGCGCGGTTGCTCGGTTTCAACTGTGTGCGCGTCTTTCTGCACGATCTGCTGTGGGCCCAGGATTATCGCGGTTTCCAACGACGTCTCGCGCAGTTCGTCGACATCGCGGCGCGCCACGGCATCAAACCGATGTTCGTGCTGTTCGACTCGTGCTGGGATCCGTTCCCCAAACCGGGTGAACAGCCCGCACCGAGGTCCGGGGTTCACAACTCCCGCTGGGTTCAGAGCCCGGGGGCCGACCACCTCGGTGACCGCGCATACATCCGCGTTCTCCAGGACTACGTTACCGGGGTGTTGGCCCAATTCCGCAGCGACGATCGCGTTTTGGGCTGGGACCTGTGGAACGAACCCGACAACCCCTCTCGCGTTTACCGCCAAGTCGAGCGAACAGACAAGCAAGAACTCGTCGCAGACCTGCTTCCCCAGGTGTTCCGGTGGGCGCGCAACGTCGATCCGGGTCAACCGCTGACGAGCGGGGTGTGGCGCGGCGTATGGGGAGATCCGTGGCGGCGCAGCGTGATTGTGGACATCCAACTCGCCAACTCGGACATCATCACGTTCCACAACTATGGCCAGCCGGCGGCGTTTGAGGCACGCATCGCCGAGCTGCTGCCGTTCGGGCGACCGATCATGTGTACCGAGTACATGGCCCGGCCCCTGGGCAGCACCATTGAGGGGATAGCGCCAATTGCAAAGCGGCACAACGTTGCCGCACTGAACTGGGGTCTGGTGGCCGGCAAGACCCAAACATATTTTCCGTGGGACTCATGGGATCACCCCTACCCATCGATTCCGGACGTGTGGTTCCACGATCTGTTACAACCGGACGGACGGCCCTATCGAGATTCGGAAATCACTGCGATTTCGCCCGTCGATCGCCTGGTGGTCCCGCCGGGCGCTCGAGAGCAAAGCCACTAATCGATTCGCGCCTGAGTCGGTAGAGTGCACTGAGAGGTACGGCGGTGACTTCTCCGGCCGCTGGATGCGACCGGCTTGTTTTCACGCGGCGTGCGCGTGACGGGCCAGTCCAGCCCGAAGGATGTTGCGTGCGGCATGTTCGTCTGCCTGTGCGCGATGACCGCAACATTGGCATTCGAATACCGCTTGGCTGACGCGATTCGCCCGGGCTGCATGTCCACAGTTCTCGCAGCCATCGGAGGTGTGGCGGGGGTCGACCTCAATCCAGATACGCCCAGCGTCTTCCGCTTTGGCGCGCAGTATCGAGACGAACCGTCCCCAGCCAGCGTCACTGATGCTTCGATTCAGCCCGGACTTCGCCCGGGCGCCATTGGCCAGATGTTGGCCAGGATTGTCGTCGTCGGGCACCGGTTTGGGCCGACGTACCATGTTGGCGATCTTGAGATCCTCCACCACCAACACGTCATAGGACTCCACGAGTTGGCGTGCTTGCTTGTGGTGAAAGTCTTTGCGCTGGTTGGCGATCTTGCGGTGCCGCGCTCCCACCGTTTCCCGTTTGGCCGCCCGGTTGTTCGATCCGCGCTTGGCGCGGGCAAGCCGCTGCTGCGCCGCCGCCAGTTTGTCCTGTGCAGCCCGGCCCCATCGCGGGTTCTCGACCTGGGTTCCGTCGCTAGTCGTGGCGAAACTCGCCACCCCGACATCGATCCCGGCCTGCCGGCCGGTCGCAGGCAGCGGGCTGGGGGGCACGTCGTCACAGGAAAGCACCAGTACCCAGCGGCGCCCCTGACGTTTGATCTGGATCGTCTTCACTCGCCCTTGAACCTGGCGGTGCACGTGAACCTTCACCTGGCCGACACCTTGTAAGTACACGCGTTTGTGTTCGGGCAGCCAACGGGCGCCGTCACCGTCTTTGGGCCACTCCACCGAATCGAAGCGGGCCTTACCCTTAAAGCGTGGATATCCGGGCGTCTGGCCGCGTTTGACCCGGCGGAAGAATCCGTCGAACGCCTTGGCCAAGCGGCGCAGCGTCGCCTGCTGGCTGGAGAACGACCACACCGCCTGATCCGCACGCACCGCGCGGATTTCGCTCAGCTGCGCCGACTGATCCCCGTAGAAGACGCGGGACTTGCTGTGTGACCACGCATCCCGGCGTTCCTGCAACGCAGCGTTGTACAACTCGCGATGCGCATCCAAGCACGCCGCCAACGCCTGGTGTTGGCGTGCGGTCGGGCGCAGCCTAAACACATACGCGCGCCTCACGCCGCCACCACACCCCACTGGTGCCCGATGCAGCGGCGTACCGCCGCCTCCGAGACGTATCCGACCGCGGCGGCAAAATACGACGGCGACCTCAGCAGCTCCACCAACCGCCGCAGATACGCGAACTCAGGCATCACTTCCTTGGCCACGACCTCCCACCCATGCCCGTCAGCGATCTGCTCGGCCAGCTCGCCGCAGCGGGCCAATACCCGGCCACCCAGAGCCCGGCGTCGATATTTCGGGCACCACACCAGGCGCAACCCCAATGAGCACACACCACCATGTGTGCGACGAAACCGGCGCTGCGACATACCGTGAACCCTACGAGACAGGACCGACAAAACCCCGAGCACAGACTGTTCACATGGCCGATTCCCCCGACCGCTCAAGCCGCCAGTCCCGTCGGGCTGCACTGATGGGAACATCTGCGGCACATGGTGGTTTACTGGTCTAATGGAGCCGGGGACTGCACCGGAATTACTCCGCTTGCTACACGTCGACCATGAGCCGGTCGCTAAACAGTGGCCGGCAATCACCGAGTGGTTGTCGGACCACAAAGCGACCATTTCGCTGAGGTGCAGCCTGCGCGCCAATGGCTACGGTTATCTACTGAGAAAGGCGCGCCAGGGCGCTCCCCCAATCGGCAGCATCACAGCACCCACCCACCATCCATAGTCTGTCGGCCGTTACAGTTCGGCAGTCAATTCCCCTAAAGCCTGGACATCGTGGGCCATCGGGGCTACTAATGAGTATTCCGCTGTCTTCAGAAACGTAGGGCCAGCATCCGTCGAATGCGCCCCTGGGCGCACAACTGGAGTGCGTTTTGGGCTCTGCAACAATCAAAGTTTCTCGCTCCCGGGCTAATTCGAGCCCACGGTCGAGTTCCGACCCTGGCGCGCTGAGCGTCACCACATCACAACGCGGCCGGGCACTGGTCATCTGCGTCGCGGGTGAAGTGGACGCGAGCAACGAACGCGACTGGAGATATCTGCTGGCCGAGATGGTCGCGATCGCCGCCGTGCCCGGTCGGGTCGTGGTCGATGTCCGCAACCTCGACTTCATGGGCTGCTGTGCCTACGCAGCGTTGGCCCGCGAGGCAGAACGGTGCCGGCGCCGCGGTGTGACCCTCTGCTTGGTCAGCCAGGACCCGATCGTCGCGCGAATTGTGGCGGCGTGCGGACTTCGCTGGCTACTGCCGATGTATCCGACGATCGACGCGGCGCTGGGCGTCAAAGAGGAGTAGCGTCAGGCCGCCCCAGCCCCGGCGCCCAGGGTGCTCTGCATGTCCGGCTTCATCGCCGCCAGCTGGGCACCCCAGTAGCCCCAACTGTGGACGCCGTTGCTGTCGAGGTTGAACGTG includes these proteins:
- a CDS encoding RNA-guided endonuclease InsQ/TnpB family protein, whose protein sequence is MRRAYVFRLRPTARQHQALAACLDAHRELYNAALQERRDAWSHSKSRVFYGDQSAQLSEIRAVRADQAVWSFSSQQATLRRLAKAFDGFFRRVKRGQTPGYPRFKGKARFDSVEWPKDGDGARWLPEHKRVYLQGVGQVKVHVHRQVQGRVKTIQIKRQGRRWVLVLSCDDVPPSPLPATGRQAGIDVGVASFATTSDGTQVENPRWGRAAQDKLAAAQQRLARAKRGSNNRAAKRETVGARHRKIANQRKDFHHKQARQLVESYDVLVVEDLKIANMVRRPKPVPDDDNPGQHLANGARAKSGLNRSISDAGWGRFVSILRAKAEDAGRIWIEVDPRHTSDGCENCGHAARANRVSQAVFECQCCGHRAQADEHAARNILRAGLARHAHAA
- a CDS encoding glycoside hydrolase 5 family protein; translation: MHRRTVLKLPVMLVAGAALAQLPRANAEEPGRWPAERAHRWYQAQGWLVGANYITSNAVNQLEMFQAQTYDPGRIDIELGWARLLGFNCVRVFLHDLLWAQDYRGFQRRLAQFVDIAARHGIKPMFVLFDSCWDPFPKPGEQPAPRSGVHNSRWVQSPGADHLGDRAYIRVLQDYVTGVLAQFRSDDRVLGWDLWNEPDNPSRVYRQVERTDKQELVADLLPQVFRWARNVDPGQPLTSGVWRGVWGDPWRRSVIVDIQLANSDIITFHNYGQPAAFEARIAELLPFGRPIMCTEYMARPLGSTIEGIAPIAKRHNVAALNWGLVAGKTQTYFPWDSWDHPYPSIPDVWFHDLLQPDGRPYRDSEITAISPVDRLVVPPGAREQSH
- a CDS encoding anti-sigma factor antagonist (This anti-anti-sigma factor, or anti-sigma factor antagonist, belongs to a family that includes characterized members SpoIIAA, RsbV, RsfA, and RsfB.) — encoded protein: MGSATIKVSRSRANSSPRSSSDPGALSVTTSQRGRALVICVAGEVDASNERDWRYLLAEMVAIAAVPGRVVVDVRNLDFMGCCAYAALAREAERCRRRGVTLCLVSQDPIVARIVAACGLRWLLPMYPTIDAALGVKEE
- a CDS encoding transposase, whose product is MSQRRFRRTHGGVCSLGLRLVWCPKYRRRALGGRVLARCGELAEQIADGHGWEVVAKEVMPEFAYLRRLVELLRSPSYFAAAVGYVSEAAVRRCIGHQWGVVAA
- a CDS encoding glucose 1-dehydrogenase, coding for MSFPEQQQPVPGVQARMNPVPDCGEESYRGSGKLTGKRAIITGGDSGIGRAVAIAYAREGADVLIAYLNEDDDAHDVARYVEEAGRKCVLVPGDLSEPSHCRAVVDRAVREFGGIDVLVNNAGFQMTHQTLEEISDDEWDYTFKLNVGAYFYLTKAALPFMGPGSSIIGSSSVNSDMPNPTLAPYAATKAAMANLSASLAQLLGDKGIRVNSVAPGPIWTPLIPSTMPAEKVKSFGENVPLGRAGQPAELASVYVLLASDDASYVSGARVAVTGGRPIL